Below is a genomic region from Deinococcus koreensis.
GCGAGGCAGAACTCGTCGTCCGCTCCCCAGCGCACGGCCACCTCCTCGTCGCCCCAGCGCAGGGGGCGCAGGCTCAGGGCCACAGCTCCTCCAGAATGCCGGCGGCCGGGCCATCCCTGCTCTGGCGGAAGCCCTCGCCTGCCCAGAGGCTCAGGCAGTCGGCGCGGCCAGTGGTCGCCGCCGCCGCCCGCAGGGGCCGGGTCAGCGCGTTCTGGTACGGGTAGGGGAGGGGCGCGTGAAGCCCGGCGGTGATGGCGTTGGGCAGGCCTCTGGCGAGCCGGCCGCTGAAGTTGCGCGTCAGCGTCGTGCCGGTCGCTCCGGCCAGTGCCTCCCGGTAGGCGCCCGGGGTGCCCGCCTCCGTGGCCCGCAGGAACGCGGTGCCGCACTGCGCCAGTTCGGCGCCGGCGTCCAGCACGTCCTGCACGTCGCCGCGGGTCATCAGCCCACCGGCCGCGATGAGGGGGAGGCGCACCACCTGTGCCGCCCGCCGCACCAGCTCCAGGGTCGGGGCCAGCTCGTCCTGCAGCCAGCCGCCCCGGTGCCCGCCCGCCGCGCCCCCCTGCACGACCACGGCGTCCACGCCGTCTTCCTCCAGCAACCGCGCCTCAGGCACGCTGGTCGCCGTGCCGATGCACAGAATGTTCCGCTCCCGCAGGGCCTCCAGGTACCCCCGCTCCAGCCGCCCGAAGGCGAAGCTGAACACGGAGGGGCGGGCCTCCAGCACCGCCCCAAACTGCGCGCCGAAGTCCTGCTGGACGGCGTCTGGCAGGGAAGGTGGGGGCAGCTTCAGGTGGACGTGGAACGGCGCCAGTTCGGCCGCGGCCCGCCCGATCTGGTGAGGGGTCACCTCCGGAAGTGGCTGGGGAGCGAACAGGTTCACGGCGAAGGGCCGGTGGGTCAGGCGCCGGACTTCCGCCACGTCTTTCGCAATCTGCGCCGGGCTCAGGTACGCCGCCCCCAGGCTGCCCAGAGCGCCCGCCCGCGAGACGGCCGCGACCAGCGCCGGGGTGCCCACTCCCCCCGCCATCGGCGCCAGGATCAGCGGGCGCGTGAGGCTGAGGCGTTCCATCAGAACCGGCACGCCCCATGATGCCCCGGCGCTATCGTCGGTACCAGTCCAGATCCCAACAGAGCCAGAAGGAGTTCATATGCCACTCGATCCGAAAGTTGCGGCGGCCCTGGCCCAGAGCGCGGCGCTGCCGCCCATCTCCACCCTGCCCGTCGAGGCTGTCCGGCGGGGCATCGCCGCGCAGCTTCACCTGATGCCCAGGTCGGTCGCGCCGGTCGCGTCGGTCACCGAGCGCTCCATCCCCGGCCCGGCCGGCGACCTGACTATCCGCGTCTATACCCCCCAGGGCGAGGGGCCGTTTCCGGTCGTGGTGTTCTTCCACGGGGGCGGCTGGACGATCTGCACGCTGGACACCCACGATCCGCAGTGCCGCGAGCTGTGCGCCGGGGCGGGTGCGGTGGTGGTCTCCGTGGACTACCGGCTGGCGCCCGAATTCCCCTTCCCGGCCGCGCCCGAGGACTGTCTGGCGGCGACCCGCTGGGTGGCGTCGCACGCGGCCGAGCTGGGCGGCGATCCGCAGCGCATGGCCGTGGCCGGCGACAGCGCGGGCGGCAACCTCGCGGCGGTGGTGGCCCTGCGCTCGCGCGACGAGGGTGGCCCGGCCCTGCGCGGCCAGCTGCTGATCTACCCCTCGACCGATCTGCTGGGCTCGGCCGAGACCGAGTCGTACCGCGAGAACGGCCAGGGCTATGGCCTGTCGCGCGAGGACATGGCGTGGTTCCGGGGCCACTACCTGCCCACGCCCGAACACGCCGGGCACCCCGACGCCTCGCCGGCCAGGGCGAAAAGCCACGCCGGCCTGCCGCCCGCGCTGGTGGTCACCGCCGAGTACGACCCGCTGCGCGACGACGGCGAGGCCTACGCCCGAACCCTGGAGCGTGCGGGCGTGCCGGTGCAGCTGACCCGCTACGACGGCATGAACCACGGCTTCCTGGGCGGCATCGGCGTGTACGAGCAGACCGGCGCGGCGCTGGACGAGATGAGTGCCTGGCTGCGGCGGGTGCTGGCCTGAGCGGTTAGATTCGGCCTGAGGTCTAGATTCAGGGGGTGCCCGCCTTCCCGCACCCCTTCCGGGCCTACACGGCGTTCCGGCGCGCGGCCTACAGCGCCGGCCCGGCGCCCCGCCGCCAGTTCCTGCCGCGTGAGTTCATCGGCGCCCTGCTGGACGGGGCCGCCGAGCGCCTGCCGCTGCTGGACGCCCCCGATCTGCCCTGGGAGCTGGCCGAACGCGTCCACGACCCCGCCTACCTGGCCCGCTGGCGACAGGGCGAGGTCACCCGCGCCGAGGAACGCGCCCTGGGCTTCGCCTGGACGCCGGCCGTGGTGGAGCGTGGCCTGAGCAGTGCCGGAGCGACCCTGGCCGCCACCCGCGACGCCCTGGAGGTGGGCCTGGGCCTCAACCTCGGCGGCGGCACCCACCACGCCTACGCCGACCACGCCGAGGGCTTTTCCTTCCTGAACGACGTGGTCATCAGCGCCCGCTGGCTGCTGGACAGCGGGCAGGCGCGGCGGGTGCTGATCCTCGATCTGGACGTGCATCAGGGCAACGGCACGGCGTCCATGCTGGCGGATGAGGCCCGCAGCCTGACGGTCAGCGTCCATGCCGAGGGCAACTATCCGTTCAGCAAGGAACGGAGCGATCTGGATGTCGCCCTGCCCGACGGCACGGGGGACGCGGCGTACCTGGAGGGACTGAACTCCCGGGTGGCGCCCGTGGTGGCCGACTTCCGCCCGGACTTCGCCTTCTACCTCGCGGGGGCCGATGTGCTGGCCGGCGACCAGCTCGGGCGGCTGGCCCTGAGCCCGGCGGGCGTCCGGGCGCGCGACGACCGCGTGTTCGGCTGGGCGGCCCGCTCGGGCGTGCCCCTGGTGGCCGTGATGGCCGGCGGCTACAACCGCGACCCGCAGACCCTGATCAGCGCCCGGCTGGGCACGCTGGACTCGGCCCTCAGTGCGTTCATCCAGCGCGCGGGGGTCATTTGAACCAGGGCCAGTCCTGCTCCTTGAAACTCACCTCCGTCCACTTGGGGTGGAAGCCCTGGGTCTCCTGCAACTGGGTCAACTTCGACAGGGCGCACTTCTGGTAGTTCAGCAGGGCGGCGCGGCGCTCGGGGGTCTTGAAGTCCCGCGTGACCAGGATGCGCTGCACCGCGTAGGTGCCCACACCCGAGCCCAGCTGTGCGTAGCGCAGGGTCGCCGGCCGGTAGAAGCCGTTGAGCCTCGCCGGGTCGATATCCACGGGCCGGAGGGCGAATCTGGCCGGATCGAGGGCCTTCACCCAGTCGGCGGGCTGGCCGACCACCGACAGCACCGCGTCCACCTGCCCGGCCCCCAGCGCCGCCAGGGCCTCCTCGCGCCCCTTGTATTCCAGTACCGTCACCCCGACGGCCGATTTGGCCTTGAGGACGTTGGCCGAGATCACGCTGCCGCCCCAGGCACCCAGCTTTTTGCCCTTCAGGTCGCTGAACTTCAGAACGCCGCTGACGGTGGTCCGGCTGAAGATGTTCTTCTTGATGGTGGGCTGCCGGGCGATCAGGTGGATCTCGTCGAAGTTCAGCGGCAGCAGGGTCTTGAGTTCACGAGCCCGCGGATCCTTGTCGATCTGGTCACGGGCCTTGAGGACGTCCAGTTGCACGAAGGCCAGCGACACCTGATTGCCCAGCAGCAGGTCGAGGCTCTCGACGCTGCCCGAGGTCTGCCGCTGACGCAGGAACGAGGCGCCCGTGCAGACCTGCCCGATGTCCCGGAACATATCCGAGGCGGTGGAGCCCTTGGGGCTGGTCGCCACGTCGAGGAAAAAAGGGGTGGCGGCTTGGGCCGGGCCGCCCAGGCACAGGCCCAGCAGGCCCAGATTTCTCAGGGCTCGCCTTGTCGCAGAGGTGGAGCTTCGGATCGTCATAGGCCGCACTCCTCGTGGGTCGCCCGTCGCGCCGCCCGGTGCTCCGCTGCGGTCGCCTGGCGCCACCAGACCGGACACGTGTCGGCGCCCTGGTGAGGACGATTCTAGAGGCCGGACACGCCGGCTTTGTCAGGCCCACCCAGCGTCTGCATCGGGTATGGGAGTGACAGACATGCGGACGCTCACTTCACGACAAAATCGATCTCCACGACCGCCGTGACGTCCTTTTCCAGGCTGGTGGTGTCGTAGCTGCCCGAATCCTCCACCGAGGTCTCGAAGCGCGGCGTGATCTGGAAGACCCCCATGCGCGCCGTCTTGACCGCGCCCACCGAGTTTCCGGCGCTCTGGGCGATGGCCTGGGCGCGGCGCTGGGCATCCTGGCTGGCCTCCTTGAGCAGTTCCAGACGCACGTCGGCCAGCTTCGTGTACAGGTATTCGATGTCGCTGCTCTCGATGCTCACGCCGCCCGTGCTGGCGTCCACGAAGGCGGCGGTCGCCGCGCCCACCGCGCCCTGCACCTTAGCGATGTCGTTCGACTGCAGGCGGTAGGTCTCGCTGACCACGTAGCGTGTGCGCTCGACCTCCCTGTTCTGGCCGTTGAGCGTCTCGATGACCGTGTACTTCTGCGGCCCGGCGTTCACGGGTTCGCGGCGCAGCTCGGCCGGGCTCAGGGCGCGCGACTTCAGGAAGGTCTCGATTGCCGGCTGGGTGGCCCGGAACGCCCGGTAGGCGCCCTGCAGGCTCTCGTCGTCCGAGGAGCGCACCGTGAAGCGCCACACCGCCTGATCCGAGGTGATGCTGCGCCGGGCGCTGCCCGTCACGTTGATCACGTCGCTGGCGTTGCGGATGTCCGAGAGCCCGCGCACCACGACGAAGCCGGTGGCGAGGAAGGCGAGCGAGGCGATGGCGGTGGCGACGATCACGGAAGCCGAGCGCGCAGGGGCGGACATGCCTGATGGTAAACCCGGTCACGGTGCGCGCCGTCCTCCGAAAGACGTGGGCGCGGTATCATGCGGCCATGACCGTTCTCCTCACGCCCCCCTAGCGAGAGTCGAGACTGCATCTGTTTGCACTGCCGCATCAGTTCCACCACGTCCGGGCCGACGAATACGCCGCCCGCGCAGGAGTCCGCATGACCGCACCCGAATCCAGCCCCGCCTCGAACGCTGCCGCGCTCGCCCGCGAGATCGAGCGCCGCCGCACCTTCGCCATCATCTCCCACCCCGACGCGGGGAAGACCACCATCACCGAGAAGCTGCTGCTGTACGGAGGCGCCATTCAGGAGGCAGGCTCGGTCACCGCCAAGGAGGGCCGCAGCCACACCAAGTCCGACTGGATGACCATTGAGCAGCAGCGCGGCATCTCCATCAGTTCCTCGGCGCTGACCTTCGAATACCAGGGGCGGCACATCAACCTGCTCGACACCCCCGGCCACCAGGACTTCAGCGAGGACACCTACCGCACCCTGACCGCCGCCGACTCCGCCCTGATGGTGCTGGACGGCGCGCGGGGCGTGCAGACCCAGACCGAGAAGCTGTTCGCGGTGTGCCGCAACCGGGAAATCCCCATCCTGACCTTCGTGAACAAGATGGATCGCCCGTCGCTCGACCCCTTCGACCTGCTCGCGCAGGTGGAGAACGTCCTGAAGATCGTCTGCGTGCCGCTGACCTGGCCCATCGGGGACGGCCCGGACTTCAAGGGCGTGTACGACCTGCAAACGTCGCAGGTGCTGGCCTTCGAGCGCACCTCGGGCGGCAAACACCGCGCGCCCATGCAGACCTCGGGCCTGGACGACCCTCGCCTGGACGCGCTGGTGGGCGCCGACCTGGCCGCCAAGCTGCGCGAGGACATCGAGCTGATCCGGGGCGCCATGCCCGAGTTCGACCCCGCCGCGTTCCTGAGCGGTGAGCTGACCCCGGTCTTCTTCGGCTCGGCGATGAACAACTTCGGCGTGGAGCACTTCCTGGCGAATTTCGTCGAGCTGGCGCCGCCCCCCGGCCCGGCCGAGACTACCCTGGGCGAGCGCGCCCCGGAGGCGGCTTTTGCGGGCTTCATCTTCAAGCTGCAGGCCAACATGAGCCGCGCCCACCGCGACCGCACCGCCTTCATGCGCGTCATGAGCGGGCACTTCGAGCGTGGCATGGACGTGACCCACACCCGCACCGGGCGCAAGCTGCGGCTCTCGCAGGCCCACACGCTGTTCGCCCAGGATCGGGAGAAGGTCGAGGACGCCTACCCCGGCGACATCGTGGGGCTGGTCAACCCCGGCGTCTTCCAGATCGGGGACGTGATCTCGGTGGATGCCAAGGTGCAGCTCCCCAGCTTCCCGCGCTTCACGCCCGAGACCTTCGCCACCCTGGCCCTGAAGGACGTGGGCAAGCGCAAGGCCTTCATGAAGGGCATCACTCAGCTCGCCGAGGAAGGCGTGGTGCAGGTCTTCTTTCCCACGGACGGCGCCCGCGATCCCTACCTGGGCGCGGTTGGCCCCCTGCAGTTCGAGGTCTTCCAGGCCCGGCTGCAGG
It encodes:
- a CDS encoding NAD(P)H-dependent flavin oxidoreductase translates to MPVLMERLSLTRPLILAPMAGGVGTPALVAAVSRAGALGSLGAAYLSPAQIAKDVAEVRRLTHRPFAVNLFAPQPLPEVTPHQIGRAAAELAPFHVHLKLPPPSLPDAVQQDFGAQFGAVLEARPSVFSFAFGRLERGYLEALRERNILCIGTATSVPEARLLEEDGVDAVVVQGGAAGGHRGGWLQDELAPTLELVRRAAQVVRLPLIAAGGLMTRGDVQDVLDAGAELAQCGTAFLRATEAGTPGAYREALAGATGTTLTRNFSGRLARGLPNAITAGLHAPLPYPYQNALTRPLRAAAATTGRADCLSLWAGEGFRQSRDGPAAGILEELWP
- a CDS encoding alpha/beta hydrolase, which produces MPLDPKVAAALAQSAALPPISTLPVEAVRRGIAAQLHLMPRSVAPVASVTERSIPGPAGDLTIRVYTPQGEGPFPVVVFFHGGGWTICTLDTHDPQCRELCAGAGAVVVSVDYRLAPEFPFPAAPEDCLAATRWVASHAAELGGDPQRMAVAGDSAGGNLAAVVALRSRDEGGPALRGQLLIYPSTDLLGSAETESYRENGQGYGLSREDMAWFRGHYLPTPEHAGHPDASPARAKSHAGLPPALVVTAEYDPLRDDGEAYARTLERAGVPVQLTRYDGMNHGFLGGIGVYEQTGAALDEMSAWLRRVLA
- a CDS encoding histone deacetylase family protein — encoded protein: MPAFPHPFRAYTAFRRAAYSAGPAPRRQFLPREFIGALLDGAAERLPLLDAPDLPWELAERVHDPAYLARWRQGEVTRAEERALGFAWTPAVVERGLSSAGATLAATRDALEVGLGLNLGGGTHHAYADHAEGFSFLNDVVISARWLLDSGQARRVLILDLDVHQGNGTASMLADEARSLTVSVHAEGNYPFSKERSDLDVALPDGTGDAAYLEGLNSRVAPVVADFRPDFAFYLAGADVLAGDQLGRLALSPAGVRARDDRVFGWAARSGVPLVAVMAGGYNRDPQTLISARLGTLDSALSAFIQRAGVI
- a CDS encoding transporter substrate-binding domain-containing protein is translated as MTIRSSTSATRRALRNLGLLGLCLGGPAQAATPFFLDVATSPKGSTASDMFRDIGQVCTGASFLRQRQTSGSVESLDLLLGNQVSLAFVQLDVLKARDQIDKDPRARELKTLLPLNFDEIHLIARQPTIKKNIFSRTTVSGVLKFSDLKGKKLGAWGGSVISANVLKAKSAVGVTVLEYKGREEALAALGAGQVDAVLSVVGQPADWVKALDPARFALRPVDIDPARLNGFYRPATLRYAQLGSGVGTYAVQRILVTRDFKTPERRAALLNYQKCALSKLTQLQETQGFHPKWTEVSFKEQDWPWFK
- a CDS encoding SIMPL domain-containing protein (The SIMPL domain is named for its presence in mouse protein SIMPL (signalling molecule that associates with mouse pelle-like kinase). Bacterial member BP26, from Brucella, was shown to assemble into a channel-like structure, while YggE from E. coli has been associated with resistance to oxidative stress.); this translates as MSAPARSASVIVATAIASLAFLATGFVVVRGLSDIRNASDVINVTGSARRSITSDQAVWRFTVRSSDDESLQGAYRAFRATQPAIETFLKSRALSPAELRREPVNAGPQKYTVIETLNGQNREVERTRYVVSETYRLQSNDIAKVQGAVGAATAAFVDASTGGVSIESSDIEYLYTKLADVRLELLKEASQDAQRRAQAIAQSAGNSVGAVKTARMGVFQITPRFETSVEDSGSYDTTSLEKDVTAVVEIDFVVK
- a CDS encoding peptide chain release factor 3; its protein translation is MTAPESSPASNAAALAREIERRRTFAIISHPDAGKTTITEKLLLYGGAIQEAGSVTAKEGRSHTKSDWMTIEQQRGISISSSALTFEYQGRHINLLDTPGHQDFSEDTYRTLTAADSALMVLDGARGVQTQTEKLFAVCRNREIPILTFVNKMDRPSLDPFDLLAQVENVLKIVCVPLTWPIGDGPDFKGVYDLQTSQVLAFERTSGGKHRAPMQTSGLDDPRLDALVGADLAAKLREDIELIRGAMPEFDPAAFLSGELTPVFFGSAMNNFGVEHFLANFVELAPPPGPAETTLGERAPEAAFAGFIFKLQANMSRAHRDRTAFMRVMSGHFERGMDVTHTRTGRKLRLSQAHTLFAQDREKVEDAYPGDIVGLVNPGVFQIGDVISVDAKVQLPSFPRFTPETFATLALKDVGKRKAFMKGITQLAEEGVVQVFFPTDGARDPYLGAVGPLQFEVFQARLQEEYGVDVELNITSYGLVRWLAGDPSSVARFARHVEDDQGRPVMLFRSKYDLEYTAEQHPEIEFLPLPKDLTRV